The proteins below are encoded in one region of Bremerella sp. P1:
- a CDS encoding prolipoprotein diacylglyceryl transferase translates to MTQLAYMAIMLVAIVVGFILLRLFQEKLELAWWEKAGIALGGFCGAMIGAKLPFAMYDWEGMLDGTAWFAHGKTIIAGLLGGYFGVELAKWILDVRTKTGDSFVVPVAVSIGIGRWACFVAGCCFGQACSLPWGVAFPGAPDGGQLLRHPAQIYESIFHLTCAAVFFVLWRKKMFPGQLFKIYLITYMTYRFFTEWLRPEPVIALGLTAYQLAALAAVPLFVFLIWRDQKQLGATKTEPSISSGSE, encoded by the coding sequence ATGACCCAATTGGCTTACATGGCGATCATGCTGGTGGCGATTGTCGTCGGCTTTATCCTGTTGCGGCTATTTCAAGAGAAGCTGGAACTTGCCTGGTGGGAAAAGGCAGGCATTGCACTGGGTGGTTTTTGCGGAGCGATGATTGGCGCGAAACTTCCCTTCGCGATGTACGACTGGGAAGGAATGCTTGACGGGACGGCTTGGTTTGCCCATGGCAAGACGATCATTGCCGGACTGCTGGGCGGGTACTTTGGTGTGGAACTGGCCAAGTGGATTCTTGATGTCCGCACTAAGACAGGCGACAGCTTTGTCGTTCCGGTGGCTGTTTCTATCGGTATCGGACGATGGGCCTGTTTTGTCGCCGGCTGTTGTTTCGGCCAGGCTTGCAGCTTGCCATGGGGCGTTGCCTTTCCTGGTGCTCCGGATGGGGGGCAGTTGCTGCGGCACCCGGCCCAGATCTATGAGTCGATCTTTCACCTGACGTGCGCCGCGGTTTTTTTTGTGCTCTGGCGAAAGAAGATGTTTCCTGGACAGTTGTTCAAGATCTACCTAATTACTTACATGACGTATCGCTTCTTCACCGAGTGGCTTCGCCCGGAACCGGTCATCGCATTGGGCTTAACCGCCTATCAATTGGCGGCACTTGCCGCAGTGCCGCTCTTTGTGTTCTTGATCTGGCGAGACCAAAAACAGCTTGGCGCAACAAAAACGGAGCCGTCGATATCGAGCGGCTCCGAATGA
- a CDS encoding helix-turn-helix transcriptional regulator, whose product MNRAYACNRDFLRHLRLQNGWTQADLAKRAGYSERLISKAEAGVPIARDTIVDLADAFSEINEEPIYWEDLASDPIQLAQRYLDTIHFYQKDSVDHLLDFLDQDVVFRIAGDPAQIPFAGEHSGIDGVRKFFDIFFTVLEVPKDHDYNQHYQVMGQGPNAIIWGESWIHPIGQPMDQPIRVSNLLVFRRGKLVLLDDCYDTAAGAARLNGSSKG is encoded by the coding sequence ATGAATCGAGCTTACGCGTGTAATCGAGATTTCTTGCGGCATCTCCGATTGCAAAACGGGTGGACGCAGGCCGATTTGGCCAAACGAGCAGGCTACAGCGAGCGATTGATCAGCAAAGCCGAGGCTGGTGTTCCTATTGCGCGAGACACCATTGTCGATCTCGCCGATGCGTTCAGCGAGATCAATGAAGAGCCGATCTACTGGGAAGACCTTGCCAGCGATCCGATCCAGCTCGCGCAGCGCTATCTCGACACGATTCATTTTTACCAGAAGGATTCGGTCGACCATCTTCTCGACTTCCTCGACCAGGATGTTGTCTTTCGAATTGCAGGCGATCCTGCTCAAATCCCGTTTGCGGGTGAGCATTCTGGGATCGATGGCGTCCGTAAGTTTTTCGACATCTTTTTTACGGTCCTCGAGGTTCCCAAAGATCACGACTACAACCAGCATTATCAAGTGATGGGACAAGGTCCCAACGCGATCATCTGGGGCGAATCTTGGATACACCCCATCGGGCAACCGATGGATCAGCCGATTCGCGTTTCCAACTTGCTCGTGTTTCGGCGGGGAAAATTAGTGTTGCTCGATGACTGCTACGACACGGCGGCCGGGGCTGCTCGCTTGAACGGCTCCTCGAAGGGGTAA
- a CDS encoding cob(I)yrinic acid a,c-diamide adenosyltransferase gives MSIHIHRIYTRAGDGGSTALAGGVEVSKSSLEVESYGESDELISFLGVVRAYATDPRTRPNSKIAAETDEIFRKIQNTLYEAGAVLASAKPPASDAQSYDATSDPRVTFLEDRIDRYRETFDAIDGFTIPGDCMLGAHAHVARTVCRRWERVLVRRHELSPIEPWVLAFANRLSDYLFAYTRWITAHLSTQEELWKGPEAETKS, from the coding sequence ATGTCGATTCACATCCATCGAATCTATACACGAGCCGGTGACGGAGGCTCAACTGCCTTGGCTGGCGGAGTTGAGGTTTCCAAGTCGTCGTTAGAGGTCGAGTCGTACGGCGAATCGGATGAGTTGATCAGCTTCTTGGGGGTGGTTCGGGCTTATGCCACTGATCCCCGTACACGCCCCAACTCAAAAATTGCTGCGGAGACGGATGAGATATTTCGGAAGATTCAAAATACTCTCTACGAGGCCGGAGCCGTACTGGCGAGTGCTAAGCCTCCTGCGTCTGATGCCCAGAGCTATGACGCGACGAGCGATCCCCGAGTGACGTTTCTGGAAGATCGCATTGACCGGTATCGAGAGACGTTCGATGCGATCGATGGCTTCACCATCCCTGGCGATTGCATGTTGGGCGCGCATGCTCATGTCGCGCGAACTGTTTGCCGTCGATGGGAACGTGTCCTGGTTCGCCGGCACGAACTTTCACCGATTGAGCCATGGGTGTTGGCATTTGCAAATCGCCTGAGCGACTACCTCTTCGCCTATACACGATGGATAACGGCTCATTTATCAACGCAAGAAGAACTTTGGAAAGGACCCGAGGCCGAGACCAAGAGTTGA
- a CDS encoding radical SAM protein, producing the protein MNHAFRDYTVLGVTQSLCPECHAVVPAKIITRGNRVYFRKRCEVHGSRDDYVCSDVAWYDQTQFNVPGKIPREFGVEPNKGCPLDCGLCTEHEQHTCIGLLEITSSCNLACPMCYASSGPGGKHLTIQQCQQTIDRYVEVEGNPEVLQISGGEPTIHPDFREIVDYALSQPIDYVMINTNGIRLAHDRETLDFLAQRCDRVEVYLQFDGFRDQTSLQLRGEALVETKLKAVERCGEAGLHVNLVSTLQPGVNDDELGDLVRYCATRPWITGLSLQPATYSGRHVLPEELENRITFPDVIRGIVDQTSGMYTEADFMPLPCAHPNCHQMAYAYRRNGELVPLMRFIKAAEHLDLLSGGISFQRGAVKELLERYLVREACCPGGSCAPPPSSSGSALPVLSSNSPIDELIGALNTSDPRHAEAAVDFFARAMQEELGAEDVFRIMITSFLDVYNFDVRRVMKCCVHHLLPSGHVVPFCAYNVLYRDGHVELPPLKTAVESS; encoded by the coding sequence ATGAATCATGCTTTTCGTGACTATACCGTACTCGGCGTGACGCAAAGTCTTTGCCCCGAATGTCATGCTGTAGTCCCGGCGAAGATTATTACCCGTGGCAACAGGGTTTATTTCCGCAAGCGATGTGAAGTGCACGGGAGTCGCGACGACTACGTTTGCTCCGACGTTGCGTGGTACGACCAGACGCAGTTCAATGTGCCTGGTAAGATTCCGCGTGAGTTTGGTGTCGAGCCAAACAAGGGTTGCCCACTCGATTGCGGACTATGTACCGAGCACGAACAACACACTTGCATTGGGTTATTGGAAATCACCTCGAGCTGCAATCTCGCCTGCCCGATGTGTTACGCTTCGAGCGGCCCTGGCGGAAAGCATCTGACGATCCAGCAGTGCCAGCAAACGATCGATCGCTACGTCGAGGTCGAAGGGAACCCGGAAGTGCTGCAAATCTCCGGGGGCGAGCCGACTATTCATCCGGACTTCCGCGAAATTGTTGATTACGCCCTGTCGCAGCCAATCGATTACGTGATGATTAACACCAACGGCATTCGGCTGGCGCACGACCGCGAAACGCTTGATTTCTTGGCCCAGCGGTGTGATCGGGTGGAAGTCTATTTGCAGTTTGATGGTTTCCGCGACCAGACTTCACTTCAGCTAAGGGGCGAGGCACTGGTCGAGACCAAGCTCAAGGCCGTCGAACGCTGTGGCGAAGCGGGGCTGCATGTGAACTTGGTTTCGACCCTACAGCCTGGCGTGAATGATGACGAACTCGGCGATCTCGTGCGTTACTGCGCGACACGGCCATGGATCACCGGGCTCAGCTTGCAACCGGCTACCTATTCGGGCCGACATGTTCTGCCAGAAGAATTGGAGAACCGGATTACCTTTCCCGATGTCATTCGCGGGATCGTCGATCAAACATCTGGCATGTACACTGAAGCCGACTTCATGCCGCTTCCGTGTGCTCATCCCAACTGCCATCAGATGGCGTACGCCTATCGCCGCAACGGGGAGTTGGTTCCACTGATGCGTTTCATCAAGGCGGCGGAGCATTTGGACCTGCTTTCCGGGGGAATCTCTTTCCAGCGGGGCGCTGTCAAAGAACTATTGGAGCGTTACCTGGTTCGCGAGGCATGCTGTCCTGGCGGAAGTTGTGCTCCCCCGCCCTCCTCTAGCGGTTCGGCTCTGCCGGTGTTGAGCAGCAACAGTCCGATTGACGAACTGATCGGCGCGTTGAACACCTCGGACCCACGCCATGCCGAGGCCGCCGTCGACTTCTTTGCCCGGGCGATGCAGGAAGAGCTTGGAGCGGAAGATGTCTTTCGCATCATGATCACCTCCTTCTTAGATGTATACAACTTTGACGTCCGACGAGTAATGAAATGCTGCGTGCATCACTTGCTGCCGAGCGGGCATGTCGTACCGTTCTGTGCTTATAACGTTTTGTATCGCGACGGCCACGTGGAGTTGCCTCCGCTGAAGACGGCAGTGGAGAGTTCGTGA
- a CDS encoding mechanosensitive ion channel domain-containing protein — protein sequence MPFRCLAIGLLLATAIAMPLWAQDENPAEEKYVPITTVDLEIPLDQLKIMVKPLTKQELEGEAETWFKLLVTKGKQISAVQRGVKKTNEAMAAGDESAAKHLLEQAKEVKDKAEALVEEEAKEITDAAQEKLGIEDEPDVNVEPNPDEAEAEEDPMNVDLAANTKDRLLDDINSLQDQRAALVDRLEVVLYSLEKKGGDVEEYRKYILAVSGIDVDTSDAKATWAAITGWLLSKEGGQRLFWNVAKFLLILLISWVVAKIVQWVTNWLLEKKLKLSQLAEQLIARMIKDIVLVIGFAIALTALEIDITPVIAAIGATGLVVGLALQGTLSNFASGLMILVNRPFDVGDVVTAGGITGVIDQMNLVSTRFKTFDNQTIYVPNNEIWNNVITNITANHTRRVDMEFGIGYDDDFEKAEQIILDVVNGHEKVLKKPEPQVVTHDLGESSVNIVCRPWAKTSDWWQVKTEVTREVKRRFDEAGISIPYPQQDVHFYSINKEGHPVEKEG from the coding sequence ATGCCGTTTCGATGCTTGGCAATTGGTCTGCTATTAGCAACTGCCATAGCGATGCCACTCTGGGCACAAGATGAAAATCCTGCTGAAGAGAAATATGTCCCGATAACGACGGTCGATCTTGAGATCCCGCTTGATCAGCTCAAGATCATGGTCAAGCCACTGACCAAGCAAGAGCTTGAAGGGGAAGCGGAAACTTGGTTCAAGCTGCTGGTCACCAAAGGCAAGCAGATCTCGGCTGTGCAGCGGGGAGTCAAGAAAACCAACGAGGCGATGGCGGCCGGGGATGAAAGTGCGGCAAAGCACCTGCTCGAACAGGCCAAGGAAGTGAAGGACAAAGCCGAGGCACTCGTCGAAGAGGAAGCTAAGGAGATCACGGATGCCGCCCAGGAAAAATTGGGCATTGAAGACGAACCCGATGTGAATGTCGAGCCCAACCCAGACGAGGCGGAGGCCGAAGAAGACCCCATGAACGTCGATCTTGCGGCCAACACAAAGGATCGATTGTTAGATGATATCAATTCGCTCCAGGATCAAAGGGCTGCGCTTGTCGACCGACTGGAAGTCGTTTTGTATTCGCTCGAAAAGAAGGGAGGCGACGTCGAAGAATACCGCAAGTACATCCTTGCAGTATCGGGTATTGATGTAGATACGTCCGACGCGAAGGCTACCTGGGCAGCAATAACCGGCTGGCTTCTTTCCAAAGAGGGTGGTCAACGGCTGTTCTGGAATGTTGCCAAGTTTCTCTTGATCCTTCTGATCAGTTGGGTGGTTGCGAAAATCGTTCAATGGGTCACAAATTGGCTTCTTGAGAAAAAGCTGAAGCTCAGCCAGCTCGCTGAGCAACTGATTGCTCGGATGATTAAGGATATTGTGCTGGTCATCGGTTTCGCGATTGCCTTGACGGCGTTAGAGATCGATATTACTCCCGTGATTGCCGCGATCGGGGCGACTGGTCTGGTCGTTGGTTTGGCGCTCCAAGGGACACTCAGCAACTTTGCCAGTGGCTTAATGATCCTCGTGAATCGGCCGTTCGATGTCGGGGATGTCGTCACCGCCGGCGGGATCACAGGCGTCATCGATCAAATGAACCTGGTTTCAACGCGGTTCAAAACGTTCGATAACCAGACGATCTATGTTCCCAACAACGAAATCTGGAACAACGTGATCACCAACATTACCGCCAACCACACGCGCCGTGTTGATATGGAATTTGGCATTGGGTACGACGACGACTTCGAGAAGGCGGAACAGATCATCCTGGATGTCGTCAACGGTCACGAGAAAGTCTTGAAGAAGCCAGAGCCACAGGTCGTCACGCACGACCTGGGCGAATCATCGGTGAATATTGTTTGCCGGCCTTGGGCGAAGACCTCGGACTGGTGGCAGGTGAAGACGGAAGTTACACGAGAAGTAAAACGGCGCTTTGATGAAGCTGGCATCTCGATTCCGTACCCGCAACAAGACGTGCACTTTTATTCCATCAACAAGGAAGGACACCCGGTCGAAAAGGAAGGTTAA
- a CDS encoding SLC13 family permease: MPWDLAVVLGLLLVCIVLFILDWPRMDIVALSAMVALPVFGIISVPEAFAGFSDPNVVLIAALFVIGEGITRTGIALQVGQWLARKAGSSEAKLVVLLMLSVGLLGSVMSSTGIVAIFIPVVLNVTSRLNIHPGRMMMPLSVAGLISGMMTLVATPPNMIVDSALKSEGREGFNFFSFTPMGLSILVVSVGYMLLARHWLTAKSLTTMSNSRRRTLKSFIDEYQLQNRAFRLQVPYSSELVGRTLGELDLRQRNGVNLIGIERQGRGKTYLLNPISQTEIRPGDVLLADLVYPENDLEKFVDELGLVVLPIEGTYFSQQSRNVGMAEVAVVPESGLIGRTIVEEQFRTIHGLSVIGLRRGGEAITGAIADEKLRPGDILLVIGPWKQIHYLRTQKRNFLVLSMPVESDDIAPAHSQAPWALASLAVMIVLMVSGIVPNAIAALIACLLLGLFRCLDVETAYKSIRWQSIFLIVGMMPFAIALEKTHGIEMAVSFLMRTLDGAGTHVLIAVLFVLTTGFSLVISNTATAILMAPIAMSIAKQLDVSPYPFVMTVAIAASAAFMTPVASPVNTLVMGPGEYKFGDYLKIGTPFTFLVLVMCVILIPWWYG; the protein is encoded by the coding sequence ATGCCATGGGATTTGGCGGTCGTACTTGGACTGCTTCTGGTATGCATCGTGCTGTTCATTCTCGACTGGCCGCGCATGGATATTGTGGCTTTGTCGGCCATGGTTGCGCTGCCCGTCTTTGGCATTATTAGCGTACCCGAAGCGTTCGCAGGCTTTTCTGATCCGAACGTCGTACTGATCGCGGCGTTGTTCGTCATCGGCGAAGGGATCACGCGGACTGGAATCGCGCTGCAGGTCGGCCAATGGCTTGCCCGAAAAGCCGGTAGCAGCGAAGCGAAGCTAGTCGTTCTGCTCATGCTGAGTGTTGGATTGCTAGGAAGCGTGATGAGTTCGACAGGGATCGTTGCGATCTTCATCCCTGTCGTGCTGAACGTGACGTCGCGCCTGAATATTCATCCTGGACGCATGATGATGCCGCTTAGTGTCGCAGGATTGATCAGCGGGATGATGACACTGGTGGCGACGCCGCCCAATATGATTGTTGATAGTGCTCTTAAAAGTGAAGGACGCGAGGGCTTCAACTTTTTCTCGTTTACGCCGATGGGGCTGTCGATCCTGGTAGTGAGCGTCGGTTATATGCTGTTGGCAAGGCATTGGTTGACGGCCAAAAGCTTAACGACGATGTCGAATTCTCGTCGGCGAACCCTCAAGTCGTTCATCGATGAGTATCAGCTGCAAAACCGTGCCTTTCGTTTGCAGGTTCCCTACTCTTCCGAGCTCGTAGGACGAACGCTGGGCGAACTCGATCTGCGGCAGCGCAACGGCGTGAACTTGATTGGCATCGAGCGTCAAGGTCGCGGGAAGACCTATTTGCTCAATCCGATCTCGCAGACCGAGATTCGTCCGGGTGACGTACTGCTGGCCGATTTGGTCTATCCCGAGAACGATTTGGAGAAGTTTGTCGACGAACTCGGACTCGTCGTCTTGCCAATCGAGGGGACCTACTTCAGTCAACAATCTCGAAATGTCGGGATGGCGGAAGTGGCTGTGGTGCCTGAGTCAGGCTTGATTGGGCGCACGATTGTAGAAGAGCAGTTCCGCACCATTCACGGGCTTAGCGTCATTGGGTTACGGCGAGGCGGAGAAGCAATTACGGGTGCCATCGCTGACGAAAAACTACGTCCTGGTGATATCCTGTTGGTGATCGGTCCTTGGAAACAGATCCATTATCTGAGGACGCAAAAGCGAAACTTCTTAGTTCTCTCGATGCCGGTGGAAAGTGATGACATCGCGCCTGCCCACTCGCAAGCACCATGGGCACTTGCATCTCTAGCCGTCATGATTGTGCTGATGGTTTCAGGCATCGTGCCCAATGCGATTGCCGCTTTGATCGCTTGCCTACTTCTAGGACTGTTCCGCTGCTTGGATGTCGAAACAGCTTACAAGTCGATCCGTTGGCAAAGTATCTTCCTGATCGTCGGAATGATGCCATTCGCAATCGCGCTTGAGAAAACTCATGGCATCGAGATGGCCGTCAGCTTCTTGATGCGCACGTTGGACGGGGCAGGAACGCATGTGTTGATCGCAGTCCTGTTTGTGCTGACGACTGGCTTTAGCCTGGTCATCTCGAACACGGCAACCGCCATTCTTATGGCCCCAATTGCCATGAGTATTGCCAAGCAGTTGGATGTTTCACCGTATCCTTTTGTAATGACGGTCGCGATTGCAGCCTCGGCCGCGTTCATGACTCCAGTGGCCTCCCCGGTGAACACGTTGGTGATGGGGCCAGGTGAGTATAAGTTTGGCGACTATCTGAAAATCGGAACGCCGTTCACGTTCTTGGTGCTGGTCATGTGCGTGATTCTCATTCCGTGGTGGTACGGCTAA
- a CDS encoding DUF1559 domain-containing protein, whose amino-acid sequence MSLSVSPSRRSGFTLVELLVVIAIIGVLIALLLPAVQQAREAARRIQCNNKMKQLGLALHNYHDTYQKFPAGAQMGDGKTVSCTTSGRGIPWTVAILPFLELTNLYDQVDMTAEFVSSNAESPTSGANRNVWKTSVEAFHCPSFPAEAVDKNHTNYYGVMGGGDTSLGNCQSSNAGRRFYINGILFQNSRTNFASIVDGSSNTFLVGESRYQLLDGGRGDSHWLGWASTNRGGGSATTGNLAAAQIQINSCAGNCNGDRYDTTFDSAGGSYTVPGGLGQGLHQRTFGSYHPGGCLFLLGDASVHFLSETMDLTVYRNLAIRDDGNVVSVTN is encoded by the coding sequence ATGTCCTTATCTGTAAGTCCATCTCGACGCTCAGGTTTTACGCTGGTCGAACTTCTGGTGGTGATTGCCATCATTGGAGTTTTGATCGCCTTGCTCTTGCCAGCCGTTCAGCAGGCGCGCGAAGCGGCTCGGCGGATCCAGTGCAACAACAAGATGAAGCAGTTAGGCTTGGCACTGCACAACTACCACGACACCTATCAAAAGTTCCCTGCCGGCGCTCAAATGGGCGATGGTAAGACGGTGAGTTGTACGACCTCAGGACGTGGCATTCCTTGGACCGTCGCCATTCTTCCTTTCTTGGAATTGACGAACCTATACGATCAGGTCGACATGACGGCCGAGTTCGTTTCCTCGAATGCCGAATCACCGACCAGTGGTGCGAACCGAAACGTATGGAAGACATCGGTTGAGGCGTTTCATTGCCCATCGTTTCCAGCGGAGGCTGTTGATAAGAATCACACCAACTACTACGGCGTGATGGGTGGTGGCGATACGTCGCTTGGCAACTGCCAATCCAGCAATGCCGGACGACGATTCTATATCAACGGTATCTTGTTCCAGAACTCGCGGACAAACTTCGCAAGCATTGTCGACGGTAGCTCCAATACCTTCCTGGTCGGCGAATCACGCTATCAACTATTGGATGGCGGACGCGGCGACTCGCACTGGTTGGGCTGGGCATCGACCAATCGTGGTGGTGGTTCGGCGACAACCGGCAATCTGGCAGCTGCGCAGATTCAAATCAACAGCTGTGCTGGTAACTGTAACGGTGATCGGTACGACACCACCTTCGACAGTGCAGGTGGTAGTTACACGGTTCCTGGCGGCTTGGGCCAAGGTCTGCACCAACGAACATTCGGCAGTTATCATCCCGGCGGATGCCTCTTCCTGCTGGGTGATGCTTCGGTGCACTTCCTGAGTGAAACAATGGATTTGACGGTCTACAGAAACCTGGCAATTCGCGACGACGGCAATGTCGTGTCAGTCACGAATTAG
- a CDS encoding YciI family protein: protein MRVMVIVKASKHSEAGAMPSAELLQAMGKFNEELVAAGVMQAGEGLKPSSQGVRVRFSGDQRTVIDGPFTETKELIAGYWIWKVDSMQEAIDWLKRCPCPTEGEESDVEIRPIFETEDFAEQDPTGEIREAEHRLRDELERGQ, encoded by the coding sequence ATGCGAGTTATGGTCATCGTGAAAGCGTCGAAACATTCGGAAGCTGGTGCTATGCCCAGTGCCGAACTGCTACAGGCAATGGGCAAATTCAACGAGGAGTTAGTTGCCGCTGGGGTGATGCAAGCCGGAGAAGGTCTGAAGCCTAGTTCTCAGGGAGTTCGCGTGCGTTTCTCCGGAGACCAGCGGACGGTGATCGACGGCCCGTTCACGGAAACCAAAGAATTGATTGCCGGATATTGGATCTGGAAAGTCGACTCGATGCAGGAAGCGATCGACTGGCTAAAACGCTGTCCATGCCCGACCGAAGGAGAAGAGTCAGACGTCGAGATACGTCCCATCTTTGAGACAGAAGACTTTGCAGAGCAAGATCCGACCGGTGAGATCCGCGAAGCAGAACACCGACTGAGAGACGAGTTGGAACGAGGGCAATAA
- a CDS encoding VOC family protein, protein MTAFKPESYNSASPYLIVKSADATIEFLKQVFDGKPLRRIPREDGGVMHAEVRIDDSVIMMGEAAEHWPAVNSHVHVYVPDVDATYQKALAAGGTSIMEPMQRSEEDDKRGGVVDPNGISWWIATQPG, encoded by the coding sequence GTGACCGCCTTCAAACCGGAAAGCTATAACTCTGCATCTCCCTATCTGATTGTCAAAAGTGCCGATGCCACCATCGAATTCCTCAAGCAAGTTTTCGACGGAAAGCCACTCCGACGTATTCCCCGAGAAGATGGAGGCGTTATGCATGCCGAAGTACGCATTGACGATTCGGTGATCATGATGGGGGAAGCAGCTGAACATTGGCCTGCGGTCAATTCGCATGTGCACGTTTACGTACCGGACGTCGACGCAACCTACCAGAAGGCACTCGCCGCAGGCGGAACCTCCATCATGGAGCCGATGCAAAGAAGCGAAGAAGATGACAAGCGGGGCGGGGTGGTCGACCCCAACGGCATCAGTTGGTGGATTGCCACCCAGCCTGGTTAG
- the rho gene encoding transcription termination factor Rho: MSNKRQTRSKSGGRRRGNSGGSQNGPGPKGRGRSGGGRRRSSPPSSNVPRNNLENEEFEPGEPIPLEPGYGLLEMHPNGYGFLRSPANNFARERTDPFVPGTMIERYGLREGVMIRGMIQRFRRGQGPRLRDVFDVDGMLPDDYLNVKSFEELTPVNPSEHLKLEYDGGPLTNRVVDLLTPLGKGQRALIVAPPRTGKTMLLQNISRGISANHQDVKLVVLLIDERPEEVTEMQRSVKGEVIASSLDRDIESHVRLSQLVIERCKRLAESGQDVFLLLDSITRLARAFNKWVGDNRGNSAIMSGGINVKAMDIPKKLFATARSFEEGGSLTIVGTALVDTGSKMDEVIFQEFKGTGNMELVLDRKLADRRVWPAIDISQSGTRREELLLTEEALNAVVALRRTLTSMHHIDAMEQLTKQLGKYENNDQFISLIANSRDRYQ; encoded by the coding sequence ATGTCAAACAAACGGCAGACCCGCTCAAAATCTGGCGGGCGACGACGTGGTAACAGCGGTGGTTCCCAAAACGGACCAGGCCCAAAAGGGCGTGGTCGTTCCGGGGGAGGTCGACGCCGCTCTTCTCCGCCAAGCTCTAACGTGCCACGTAACAATCTTGAAAATGAAGAATTTGAACCAGGGGAACCCATTCCACTGGAACCTGGCTACGGCCTTCTCGAGATGCATCCCAACGGCTACGGCTTCTTACGCAGCCCTGCCAATAACTTCGCTCGCGAACGTACCGATCCTTTCGTGCCCGGCACGATGATCGAACGTTACGGACTTCGCGAAGGGGTGATGATTCGCGGCATGATTCAACGTTTCCGCCGTGGACAAGGTCCTCGCCTGCGAGATGTCTTCGACGTCGACGGCATGCTGCCGGATGATTACCTGAACGTCAAATCGTTCGAAGAATTGACTCCGGTCAATCCTTCCGAGCATCTCAAGCTGGAATACGATGGGGGTCCTCTGACGAACCGCGTCGTTGACCTTCTTACGCCACTGGGCAAAGGCCAACGTGCGTTGATTGTCGCTCCACCGCGAACCGGTAAGACCATGCTGCTGCAGAACATCAGCCGTGGTATTTCCGCCAACCACCAAGACGTCAAGCTGGTGGTCCTTCTGATCGACGAACGTCCGGAAGAAGTGACCGAAATGCAGCGTAGCGTGAAGGGTGAAGTGATCGCCAGTAGCTTGGATCGCGACATCGAAAGTCATGTGCGTCTTTCGCAACTCGTGATCGAACGCTGCAAGCGTCTGGCCGAATCAGGCCAGGATGTTTTCCTGCTGTTGGACTCGATTACCCGTTTGGCTCGTGCGTTCAATAAATGGGTCGGCGACAACCGTGGCAACAGCGCTATCATGTCCGGCGGTATCAACGTCAAAGCGATGGACATTCCTAAGAAGTTGTTTGCCACCGCTCGTTCCTTTGAAGAAGGTGGTTCGCTCACCATCGTCGGTACCGCTCTGGTCGACACCGGCAGCAAGATGGACGAAGTGATCTTCCAAGAGTTCAAGGGTACCGGCAACATGGAACTGGTCCTCGATCGCAAGTTGGCCGACCGCCGCGTCTGGCCGGCAATCGATATTTCGCAGTCGGGTACCCGTCGCGAAGAACTGCTGCTGACCGAGGAAGCTCTTAATGCTGTTGTCGCCTTGCGACGTACGCTGACCTCAATGCATCATATCGATGCGATGGAACAGTTGACCAAGCAGTTGGGCAAGTACGAGAACAACGATCAGTTCATCAGCCTGATTGCCAACAGTCGCGATCGTTATCAGTAA